DNA from Solanum stenotomum isolate F172 chromosome 3, ASM1918654v1, whole genome shotgun sequence:
GAAAGGGTATGACTTTCTGTGTGGATTCTTGTGTATGCTAAAAATGAGGGGCTAATACGTTGCTTTGATATTCTGCTTATAGAGGTGCAACACAGAGGACAATTGAGGAGGAAATGAAAGTAAAAATCATACTTCCATTCTCGCAGAATGAGGATTGCCTCAGTGGGTTGCTTCTTTATTTATGGCTGATTTTGATTGATTCAGCTTTTGTTATTGATTAAGTTATTATTCAATCATAATGATATTTGTTGCCTGATTTTTGCTTCTGATAACGTACTATATGATTTCTATGACCTACTTATGCTGTTCCTGGACCCTGGTTTATTAAGTGATCAGTCAGTTGATCAATCGATGACATGTCAATCTCAAATTAGTTGGGTTTGGTGATGATTTATGTAGTCTGCTCCACTtgggcaatttttttttgaggctGCTCCATTTGGGCAATTTCATTCTATTAGGCTGTCTTTTAACACCGCTTAAAGGTTCATTGTAACTGAAAGCTCTCTAAATCTCGTGCTCATCCCTGTGGACCTAATGTAGGTGTAGAAACAATGGTTAATCCTTAAATCACATAGTTGATCGTCTGGATGGATCCTTTGTTTTATTCTGCATTGATTTTTAGAGATCATAGATCTTTTGAGATAACCTTCTTACGATTTTATTTAGAGCTATAAACACTTGCAATCGCCATAGTGTTGCACCTACAAAGTAGTGCATTTGGATGTCTATCCTGGATAGATCTTTTGTTTTATCCTACATTGATTTTTACAGATCATAGATCTTTTTTTTGTGATAACCTTCATGTGATTTTAGATCTATTAACACTACCAATCGCCATAGTGTTGCACCTACAAAGTAGTGCATTTGGATGTCTATGTAGGGGAGCAAAACCATCTTGGTTACCCTTCCTCAGTTATTCTTCACGTGTCCTACTTGTATCCTCTTGTCTGATGTAGTTATTTGTAATCTTATCAGTATTTAGTGATATTACGGTTTTTTATTTTCCGATTTCCAAGCTTAAGCTCCATTCAGGTCTCCTACCATAGTTTGTTGGCCAAAATTTTGGAGGTATGCTTTGATAATGTGCTTTGATCTATTCTTGTCACTAGTTATGATAATTGGCTTTTTGTCTCTCCTTTGTGATTTATTCTTTATTAGTAGGTCTTTCAATTGGGGGATTAGCATCCACTTCTCTTAATGTTGTTACTACTTGTGAAAGCCACTATTCCATGTTTTTACAGAGTAATTGGAGCTATATTCCTTTTGTATTGGTATATATTGAATATGGGTCAATACTAATTTGAAATCCAAAACAGCTATGTTCAACTTTTTTCGTTTTTAATGTAGTGTCCATAACATATTGCAGTCATAGAAGGCAGTTCTGCTGAAAGTGTGGCAAGAGCATCAGATAGAGTCCAAGCTGTAATTGATGAGGTATGCACcaacatttgatttttttcgtGCTAGTAGACAaataaagcaaaaaaggaaTATTACTTTTTTATCTGTCAAATTTTCTAGAGCCTATAAACTGTGATAACATGTAAGTATCTGTTTTTGCTCAGAgcttttaattttattgtttttacttCTAAAAATGGTCATGCTAATGATTATTGATGAAATGTAGCTGCTGCATTATGGGACCAACACGAAGTACCCAAAATATATCTTACTGTATGTCATGCCTTGCCTTAGGAGCCTTTTCCTGTCATACTATTGGTCCAGGTACCACTTGATTTTGACCTAGAATCTAGTGTGAGCATTTGAAGTTGCTTTTCAATTACCTTTTGAATGCtccctctctttctctctctcaacTTAAACTAACATATATGTGTTTACTAGAACTCTTAGCTTTTCTTGGCACTTACATGCAACTAGTAATTCATAACTTTCAAATAATACGCTTgtctaatattatttatatctaGAATGCTCTAAGTGTCATCCTTCGTACTTGCTTTTGTCATGAGGAATCTCGCTCAACTGTGGCTCGGAGTTCTTGCTTGTGTTATGAAggatcttaatttttttttatctcattttttttatttgttgtcaCTCAATAAGTGTAGCCTCCTTTTCCTGTAGACAGTTAAAAGCCGAAATCTTGACTACTCTCACTTTGTATCACTTCCATTGGCCATACATCCTGAGCTGGTCAACAAGCTCATCAACTTCCAGAACTCAGTTCTTGGAATTACAGTAGTTaatgaagatgaaaatttgGAATGTGATTCAAGTGGTAAAACTTCTGATTCGGAAGGTGAGCAGAACTTGAGCGAACCACAGATTGCAGTGGAACTCAAAACTGAAGATTCTAATGATCGTGTTAAAATGGATAAAACCAACATACCACTCGTGAGTTACTCGCCTAAAGTATCTAAGTCCTCTACCTCAGAATCAAAGGCTTCTAAACTTTTAGGTATAAAATCTAAATACTATGCTACTTTTATCAAAAGATTAAAATGGATTTGTGTACTGTGTTGTTGTAAAAAACTTCTGTGCTGAAAATTCTTATCTCTGCTTTTCCTTCTGAAGTTCATTATAATATCTATTCCTAATGGGAGCATTATTTCCTTCTTTATGTCTTAATCTGTGACCAAATTGACGAATGTTTTTCTTGTCAACAGATTTGGGAATTGAGAAATCCATCTTTATTAAACCAAAAACATTCCACTTGACTGTGCTCATGCTGAAGCTTTGGAATAAGGACCGAATTGAAGCTGCTGCTGAAGTTTTGCGGGTAGATGTTTGTAATTACAtggtcattttcttttgttgtaatATCATTTTCTCTGTctaacttttcaaaataaaatatttgcttTCCATCGTCTTTCCAGAGTGTCTCACCAAAAGTAATTGATGCTTTGGAGAGCCGACCTGTGTCTATAAGACTGAAGGGTTTGGTAAGTCTTATTCCAAGTTATACAATTATGGATTTCAAGCTGTTAGGTTATACCTTATAATCATACACTTACTCCTTGGCAGAATAGTCATTACACTTGCTCTTTATGATCTTTTTTTCCAAGTTTACTTTTTATGATCTTTTATTTGTCTGTGAACATTAGGTAATGACATCTGAAGGTGTTGCTTGAATATTTGTGTTCCTCCTAGGTTATATCATCTCTTAATTGAAGCTAATTTTGTTTCTACACTGAGCTAGTTGATTATGAAACTTTAACTAGCATGGCAACTCTTTACCCTGAATTTTTGTCTGTGGAGTTTATATTTGCTTTAGCTGTTCTTTGGGTGAATCATCTTTTACTAAGTGGCATAATAAGTAAAGGCTAATGCCCAAGAAGTGGATAACCTATCATTGGTGGGCATGAGATGTTTGAGACTAAAATCTCTAGAAACCCTTTAACTTTTACTGAAGTTGCATGCAAGTtatattacaaaataattaCTCATGGACATAAAAAGTTCAGATTAAATTTATAGAAACCCTTAAACTTCTACTGAAGGTTCATGTAAGCCCTATTACAAGATTCAAATATGTACTTTAAAGTTTCAAAAGACATGCTAAGAGAAGTGATCAAAACACATCTGCCACTACTCATCCCAGCTCATGTCAGTAGAGGCCAAAACATGAAAATGAAAGGATGCTGTAAATTGAGCAAAAGATGATTAATTGTTTTCTTGCTGTCGCGGACATACTTCACTGTGAAAGTATTAATGGTTATCTCAATGCAGCAAACATACGTCGAATCTAGGATTCATTGATTAAAAGTAAGAGATGAGTGACAGGAAACAAGGGAAGGATAGCCCTAGTGGTAAGGATTCTTCATCTACCACAAGATTGTTAGTTTTAGTCATGATGAGAGCAAGGTTGGAAAGGGTCACTGTTGGGATCCTTTGTAGGGGAGGCGGTGGGCTCCATTTGATGAAAGACATCTTAGAGCAAATCACCTTTCAGTACTCACAGTTTTTAGTATTATGAGCCTAAGATTATTGAAAGATTCATATAGGAAGTGTTAGAAACTAATGGTTTTTATTATTTAGGTTCATACGGATGAAGATCATCTATATCTTTTTTTCCCCAGTATTAAACATTCTTTAAAAAAGGACATGTacggtggagccaagactcNtcactgggtatgttgttgttgttgttattaaaCATTCTTTAAAATTTGACTTTCACTGTCTTTTACTTCAAAAGTAAAATGATAGATCTCATACTAGAGATATTTGAAATATCCAACTTTAAGGGTCAAATCATCTAACAtgcttgttcttttttttctttttataagtaTACATGTTTTGAACGTGATACTCTATGTAATATTGCCATGcaccacaaaatttcaatagtTGATTTTAGTTGTTCTTCTCAGTAACTTTGTTGGATTTTCCCATTTATGAGAGTAATTGCCAGGCTAAGGATACAGTATTACTTGCTCAGATATGCATATTATCCACTCAAATTTTATTGTATGGATTCAAATGTCTGTTATTGTGCTATAATAGTTTGctagtttcaaatattttcttgtGGTTTGATAATTTCTAATCATTGGCAGTGACTAGGGTTTTATTAATAAGTTAATGGCTTGGGGGAAAACACTAAACAAAACTTACTTTCACACAGGATACAGGGAATGAGTAGTCATattattgttaatatattttaaagaaactgtcacaattgaagaagaaacatagATCATGCCTGCTGACTTTATACGTTTAAAAGGAAGAATTACAGAAAATGACAACATGTAAGAGAAAGTGTAAATGTAAAATAGCaaaatgactttttttaaaaaaaataaaaattcagaaACAACCCAAGGGTAAATGTGTATTAGAGCCTTCGAATATGCCACTGGTAGCAATGTTGACCTACTTGGAATTAGGTGAAAGCAAATGAACAAAATGATTAAGTACTGCAAAAAGAAGAACATTTGctcttatattatatttagaatTCCTTTTCATGGGACACCATTCTCTTTCTATAGATGCTTCTTCAATTGGTTGCTGTacgtgtgtgtgtgagagagagactATATATCATGTATGCTGGATGTTTCTTGACTGTAGCTTCTAATGAGATTTCACAAGTTCACCATTTTTTCTGGCTGGAACTCAGATTGTTTTTATTCTGTAGGAGTGCATGAAAGGTTCTCCAGCAAAAGCTCGTGTTGTATATGCTCCTGTGGAAGTAATTGGTGGTGAAGACTGACTTTGACGTGCCTGTCGTATCCATAATTTCTGGTGTCTTCTTCCCTCACCCTACCCATTTCTTGAATCTGTCTGCTATTTCTAAGGGAATTTTTTACCTGCGTTTGATATTCCTTAGCCTTTCTAGAGGTGATCACCAATGCGTTCATTGAAGCTGGTCTTGttcttgaaaatgatttaaacCAGAAGTTAAAGGTATATCTTTCAAGGTGTTAATTCTTTATTCTGGTTAATTTTGTCGGCAATTTCTTTATTGTTTGTCTCTCTATTTTCATTGATGCTGTGTTCAAATACTTTGACTGTTCGATCTAGTGCTGCTGCTTCTTTGCTTTTCCTTCCCCCACTGACCCCTCCACTTTCTTTTCTCATAAAAAGCAATTTATTCATCGCAAACAAGGGCCTTAAAGTAAAAGGCACCTGGTAGAGAATCTGTTAATACAGTCAGAAATGGTGCAAACCTCTTTTGAAAAGTGAAACAGTTCCCTTCTCTACCAAGAGTAAATATGTCTACATCCATTTTACTTCTGACACCTTCTCGAACTCAGCATCCTCAAACCCTAAATCATTCTCACCTTTTGCATTCCAACTTTATATGTTTGGAACTTGTTTCTTCTGTTGCATTATGCTTGCTGGTGCTTTCTTGTGGTGGTCATTTGTTTTGTTCTGGTATCAAGATTTAATAATTGAAGATTATGCTTTAGCTCATTCGAGTACGTTTTATCTTTTACAGTTACTTTCAAGAAAGGCTTGACCCCCTAAAACTGTTTGTGGACTTGCACTTGATGACAGTTACTTCTCTAAATGTATTCTATTGTCGTTAGTGGCCTTTCTCCTTTTACATATCTAATACCAGAATGCTTGTATAGCTTATCAATGACTGTCGTGGTGAAAATTGCTAAACTtgtattgtttttatttttgttatcttcTTGATTTGATAAGTTCCTGATAAGCCTTTTTTGCCCCTTATGCAGTTGCATGCCACCATAATGAATGCGCGGCACAGAAAAAGGtgtcatttttttaatcttttattgCGTATCTTGTTTATTTGTTGGCTTAAAGTCTCTATCCATGATTCTATCAGTTGCATAATTTCATTACTTTTAAGGTTAGCACTGACTTACTGTTCTCCAATTGATAGCAAAAAAGGATCAAAAAAGGTTGATTCCTTTGATGCACGAAAGATTTTTGGTCAATATGGCTCGGAAGACTGGGGGGAGTATCTTATCCCCGAAGCTCATCTTTCACAAAGGTTTGTGTTCAATGACGATGGCTATTACCATTGCTGTGCTTCCATCCCATTTCCTGAAGAGATGCAACTTGATTGAGTTGTAGAATCTAGGTTTATAGGTTGTTTGTTTGCTGTTATTGGTAGTATGTTCTTGTAGTTAGTTGTGTTGAATCGCCAGTATACTCTGGGCCGTTTGATTGAAGCTGAGAGTTGTTATTCTGTGTGTGACCAATGTACCCTGAAAGCCACATATGcctctcttttttcttaacTCAATATCATCTGCAGAATTCAAGAAATTCATGTCCTGCATTAAGCAACAtgatgtacttttttttttttttatatagtttggACAATGATATTTTGTGCTTGAAGATGGTTTCCCATGGACTAACACTGCTGCTTCTCTTCATTTAACTAGGATGAACTGCTTGTTCCTTTAGCCTCGCTTCTCTTATTatcttcttgttatttttgctTCTGTTTCTGCTactgccttttttttttcatctcttTGAGCTGAGGATCTATAGGAGACAATCTCTCTACATTCTCAAGGTAGGGGTATGATCTGCAAATACACTATTCTCTTTCAAGCTCAGCTGTATTTCCCCACTATAGGGGGTTGAAGTTTGTTGCAAcctttttgtatttatttagtcGATACATTTGCCTAGCGAATTCATATTAATCAGACCACGAGTTATAGATACTAGATGATTAAACTAAGAAGAAGGCGCCAGCCTTCAAATGTTCCAAATGGCTCACCTTCCCCGCCATATTTTTTTCCTAGTTAAATTagcaattaattattatttcttaacaaTTGTGTAAAGTTTAAACTTAACAGAATaaaagtaggggtgtacatggccaggttggttcgggtttcttaaatatcaaaccaaatcatttgtgtcggatttttaaattcaaGACCTAGGGGAAAGACATTCCAACCAAAGATATTAATGATTATGAGATCAAGTGAAATTTACATTGAGTTTCAAAACTATTACTTCCAAAATAGTAGTTCATTTAATTTGAACTTTCGCTGAGTAAATCTAATAAGGAAGTAATTAAAGTGTTTTTAACGAATTTTTAGTTATtacatttgaaatttgaaatttgaaattcgaGATCTTTAATTAAGAGTGAAGAgactttaataaaaatataatacgtGTGATAACTGACTATGAATTCAATGAAATTCAATATTTCCGGTATGAAACATAGATGCATATGCAAAAAGATTACCTTCAAAATACTACACTAGTTTTGAATCCTTAGGTGTGTTAGGTAAGGAGGAAATTGAATGTTATTacatttttcatgtttgattagttaaaaaaatggaaaaatattttttttaggaacATAAGATTCTCAGAAATGAGAAAAACGATTATCATAATGAGAATAACcaagaaaaataagttttacaTTGATTGTGTCATATCCACCCTCCAACACACCCCATTTTCACTCTCTCACTCTTTGTAGCCCCATCACCACCATCCTATACACCACCTTCACCTCCTATAATATTTATCTagattatacataaaaaaaaaaaaattatttacatgtcaaaacaaaagaaaaatcaattattttcttaaaaaaatatatttttcatgaaaaatattttcctcggTACCTATTAACATACACCCTATTAAAAATTAGAGTAAATTTTCGAATATGCCTCGGATCCAAAAATCATACCCATTATTGATGTTTCACATCACATGGATGAAGACTATTTATGAGCTTTGAGACATTTCAAAAAAAGCATATGACTGGCAGCTaggatatttaatatttaattttaatattattaaaaataaacatgaatAGATATGCATTGACCCTTGTACAATCTCATATTCCCCTTATCATGTTTTATGGTAGAGTGAAAAATCTCATGAACTTCATTAATTCCCTATATAACTTTATTTATACTCCTCCCGTTCCTTTTTATATTTCATCTctactataaatagttggttcataatactttattatttcataaaatcattGCATAAATTGGAAGAAATTCATGTCCTGCATTAAGCAACAtgatgtactttttttttttttgtatagctTGGACAATGATATTTTGTGCTTGAAGATGGTTTCCCATGTACTAGCACTGCTGCTTCTCTTCATTTAACTAGGATGAACTGCTTGTTCCTTTAGCCTCGATTCTCTTATTatcttcttgttattttttcttctgtttctactactgccttttttttttcatctcttTGAGCCGAGGATCAAttggaaacaatctctctataTTCTCAAGGTAGGGGTATGATCTGCATATACACTATTCTCTTTCAAGCTCCACTAATAGAGTTGTATATTCCCACTATAGGGGGTTGAAGTTTGTTGCAAcctttttgtatttatttagttGATACATTTGCCTAGCGAATTCAGATTAATCAGACCACAAGTTATAGATACTAGATGATTAAACTAAGAAGGCGCCAGCCTTCAAATGTTCCAAATGGCTCACCTTCCCTGCCATATTTTTTTCCTAGTTAAATTAacaattactccctccgtcccattttatatgatgtATTTAAACTTAACAGGATaaaagtaggggtgtacatgaccagGTTTGTTCGGGTTTcttaaatatcaaatcaaatcttttgtgtcggatttttaaatttataaaccaaatcaataaaactcGGTTTTTtaacctcgggttttttcggattttcccggtaaagtattcatacaaacatataatttacttgtacttcaaatatttctttagtcctatcaaaatacaactatctaaggtgtttcttaaaaaaataacacaaaatatgatatgattaatgtcATTGAactatcaaacaaaaataatgaaatcgtgtaaaacaaatattgcaattaacaagtcataaagaaaatgatcataatttaaaagtattaaatcatgctaaaattagtttaataagtattagttacatgactaaatattaaaggaaattaaaattagattatgtattttaattgtctaaaccaatgtaaaactaaagaacaaatattcat
Protein-coding regions in this window:
- the LOC125859585 gene encoding uncharacterized protein LOC125859585 isoform X3, with the protein product MIAYRSFLSVDLAWKFTKAHVVPKRTQHFQLLQRCFSSCGFNYNSRTHIEGGLRVDMDRKKQKMVAKTWRPVSTQSRSTEGGLGDEKHDFGGQVQEIKCTVSSYESTVQKAVQVSEGIDLEGRATASADDESLSAAQKHSVTVKAGASLMRFIRGKGGATQRTIEEEMKVKIILPFSQNEDCLIIEGSSAESVARASDRVQAVIDETVKSRNLDYSHFVSLPLAIHPELVNKLINFQNSVLGITVVNEDENLECDSSGKTSDSEGEQNLSEPQIAVELKTEDSNDRVKMDKTNIPLVSYSPKVSKSSTSESKASKLLDLGIEKSIFIKPKTFHLTVLMLKLWNKDRIEAAAEVLRSVSPKVIDALESRPVSIRLKGLIQICTLKFQKTC
- the LOC125859585 gene encoding uncharacterized protein LOC125859585 isoform X1; protein product: MIAYRSFLSVDLAWKFTKAHVVPKRTQHFQLLQRCFSSCGFNYNSRTHIEGGLRVDMDRKKQKMVAKTWRPVSTQSRSTEGGLGDEKHDFGGQVQEIKCTVSSYESTVQKAVQVSEGIDLEGRATASADDESLSAAQKHSVTVKAGASLMRFIRGKGGATQRTIEEEMKVKIILPFSQNEDCLIIEGSSAESVARASDRVQAVIDETVKSRNLDYSHFVSLPLAIHPELVNKLINFQNSVLGITVVNEDENLECDSSGKTSDSEGEQNLSEPQIAVELKTEDSNDRVKMDKTNIPLVSYSPKVSKSSTSESKASKLLDLGIEKSIFIKPKTFHLTVLMLKLWNKDRIEAAAEVLRSVSPKVIDALESRPVSIRLKGLECMKGSPAKARVVYAPVEVIGGED
- the LOC125859585 gene encoding uncharacterized protein LOC125859585 isoform X2; amino-acid sequence: MIAYRSFLSVDLAWKFTKAHVVPKRTQHFQRCFSSCGFNYNSRTHIEGGLRVDMDRKKQKMVAKTWRPVSTQSRSTEGGLGDEKHDFGGQVQEIKCTVSSYESTVQKAVQVSEGIDLEGRATASADDESLSAAQKHSVTVKAGASLMRFIRGKGGATQRTIEEEMKVKIILPFSQNEDCLIIEGSSAESVARASDRVQAVIDETVKSRNLDYSHFVSLPLAIHPELVNKLINFQNSVLGITVVNEDENLECDSSGKTSDSEGEQNLSEPQIAVELKTEDSNDRVKMDKTNIPLVSYSPKVSKSSTSESKASKLLDLGIEKSIFIKPKTFHLTVLMLKLWNKDRIEAAAEVLRSVSPKVIDALESRPVSIRLKGLECMKGSPAKARVVYAPVEVIGGED